The genomic interval AGCCTTCGTGGACAATGGATTGCGCCAGAACGGCAGCGGTGGTGGTACCGTCACCGGCCACGTCGTTGGTTTTGGAAGCGACTTCGCGAATTAACTGGGCCCCAGCATTTTGCTGGTGATCTTCCAGTTCCACTTCCTTGGCGATGGTGACGCCGTCATTCACGATCTGCGGGGAACCGAATTTCTTTTCCAGAACCACGTTACGGCCTTTGGGCCCCAAGGTTACTTTCACGGCGTTGGCCACGGCATCAATACCGCTTTCAAGGGCGCGACGGGCTTCTTCTTCAAATACAATGCGCTTAGCCATTGTGTTTATACCTCTGCTTACTAATAACTGTAGGGATAATGCTCAACGGTGGCTTTTGAAGGAATTAACCTTCAATAATGCCCAAAATATCCTTCTCGGAGAGGATTTTAACTTCCTTGCCGGAAAGTTTGACATCGGTGCCGCTGTACTTGGCGAACAGAACCACATCGCCAACTTGCACCTGCATTTCCTCACGCTTGCCGCTGTCATTGAGCTTGCCAGGGCCTACTGCCAGGATTTTACCTTTTTGGGGCTTCTCACGAGCGGTTTCCGGCAAGTAAATGCCACCGGAAGTTTGCTCGGTTTCTTCCAGCACTTCCAGCACGACGCGATCGCCGAGCGGTTTAATTGCGATTTTGGTTTCAGTTGTAGGCATAGGAACCTCCACAATCTAAACAGGTGTTGATACTACAAATGGGTAGTTTTTCGAGTGATTCTATAGTAGGCAAGACCAAAAGCCGTGTCTATCCGGTTAAGGAAAAATTAATAATTACCAAGACACACTGTTCATAGGAGAGGGGCGGGCAAGACTTCCACTGACTGGAGGAGCCAGCCTGATGGGCTAACAGGGTATGATCCGGACAGCGCCAAAAACAACCTGATCAGGGAAAGTGAAACGTTGGGAGAAGCCAGTCCCTAAACCCTTGGTTCTTTTGAAGGAAGTGCGATGACAGTGCCCTTGGAGAGTGTTATTCAGAAATCGGAACGCCCGAGTGGCGTTCTTTTGGCATTGTTATTGCTCCTTTTACTGGGAGCTTCCGGGTGTGAGCCGACTTCGGGCGCTCCCCCCGGAGCAAGGCCGGGCAGTGCCATCCCGGGTCGCCCCGGTACTTCGGGAAGTGTAAATCCATCGGTACCGTCATCGGGCTTACCCCGTGGGAACGCTCCGGCCCGTTCCAGCTTAAAGCCGGGAGGCGCCCAAACCACACCTGTGGAAACCGCCGCCAGTCTGGTGCCCACAAAACCGGATCTCGCAAATCCGCTGGATTCAGGAAAAAATAGCCCCAACGCAGTCCTGACTCCCAGCGCTTCGGGGGTCAATTCCCTGGGGCCCGCCGCTCGGGTGGAACAGGCGGGTAATACGGTTGAGCTGGCCTCAGCCATCATCGCTGCCAAAGCCAATCCTTTTCTGGATTGGCTGCCAAAGCCTTTGTTGACTTCGGATTTATCGGGTGATACTTCGTCTGCCACTGCCGCCACCGCAACTCCCACCGATCCCTTTGACGGGGTAACGCTACTGGGCGTTATGTCCCATGGGAAAAAGGCTATGGCCCTGATTGGTGTTGGGGATGGTCGGAATCAGTTCGCGGAGCAAGGCAGTGTAATTACTTTGGGGGCCGGTATGGCCAAGGTGACCGCCATCCGCTCCGACAGCGTGGATTTTCAGCTTCTGGGCAAAGAGCCTCAAATCAGGACACTCACCTTGCCCGATATTATTGGCTACAGCCCATCCGCCAGTTCGGGAGGCAATATTGGGGGAGAGGCTTCGGAGGCGCAATTACCCAGCGGTCTGAGTGTGCCCGGTGCTACCGCCGATAATAAAAGCGGTTCGGCGCTGGAAAACCTGAAACAGTTATTCGAGCAGTCATCAGGCGGAAAAGTCTCTTCGTCGCCTGCTGCGGGCGCTCAATTGAATTTACAGGAACGTTAAAGGGAAGTAGCGATGTTAAAGCCTTGGCATAAACCATTTCTCAAACCTGATTATTTCTCAGGCTCGGGCTTGCAGCTGTTTAAAAAGGCTTTTAATGTGGTGCTTGCCATGAGTCTTTTTCTTCCTCAATTGCAATGGGTAACTTTGGCTCAGACGCTTGGGACAACGACTCCGGGCTCGGTACAAGGGCAAGTTTCCATCTCCCGCGAGGTGGCCATCTCATCGTCCAGAGAAAAAGTAAGCATGAACCTGCGAGATGCCAATATCCGGGATTTGCTGAATATGCTGGCCAAGCAAGGAAACTTTAATATTATTGTGGATGAGTCCGTGGAAGGGACGTTAACGGTTGATATCAAAGACATCCCGATTAATAAGGCTCTGGAATATATTTTCACGCTGGGGCAGCTATCCTACACGAAGGATGGCAATACGGTCATTGTGGCATCCGAAGAAACCGCCCTGAATCGTAATTTAACGGCAAAAACGTTTAAGGCCATTCCGGTTCTGTATAAAAACGCCGCTATCATCGCCGGGCAATTAAATAACACGATTCTGAGAGTCCAGCGTCCCAGCGGGAACAGGGCGGCGCTGCTTTCTGCCGATTTAGACACCAACTCCCTTCTGGTGCTGGGCACGGATTCTGATATTCGCCTGATAGGGGATGCCTTGAAGGAGTTGGACGTTCCTCGTAACCGGAAAGTCTATCATATCAGACATAACACACCGGCTCATGTGGCTCAGGTGCTGGCGGCCAACTTTTTTGCCACGAATAATATGGCGACCAATGGCGGCGGTATGGCAGGTGGCGCAGCGGGCGGCGCAGCGGGTGGCATGGCAGGCGGTATGGCAGGTGGCGCAGCGGGTGGCATGGCAGGTGGCGCAGCGGGCGGTATGGCAGGCGGCGCAGCGGGTGGTATGGCAGGCGGCGCGGCAGGTGGTATGGCAGGCGGCGCAGCGGGTGGTATGGCAGGCGGTATGGCAGGTGGCGCAGCGGGCGGTATGGCAGGTGGCGCAGCGGGCGGTATGGCAGGCGGCGCAGCGGGTGGTATGGCAGGTGGCGCAGCGGGTGGTATGGCAGGTGGCGCAGCGGGCGGTATGGCAGGCGGCGCAGCGGGTGGTATGGCAGGCGGCCTCAGTACCTTTACTGTGGGTGGTGTGACCTTTATTCCTGAACCCATTTCCGCCACACTGACGGTGTTGGCCACGGATGAGCAGTTGGGGCTGATCGACTCGATCATTGAGCAGGTGGATGTGCGTCGTCCTCAGGTGGCTATTGAAATTTCTCTGGTGGAAATTCAGGATTCCAGCCTCAAAAATATGGTGCCGACCTGGGATTCTTTCAACTTTGGGCGAATCGCCCGCTTGAGCCCACTGGGCTCCGGGGGGGCCAATTTGATTCAACTGGCCAGTCCCTTTACCAAGCAAAAATTGCAATTATCCAGACCGGAAACGTTTACCAATACCGTTTCGCTGAGTTACACCAACCAGAATTTAAGGGGTAAAATCCTGGCCAACCCAACCATTGTGACCATGGACAATACTTCGGCAAGCATCAGCATTACGGATCAGGTGCCCACCATTAGTCAATCCAACACCATTGTGAATGGCTCTCAAACCATTACCAGCACCATTACCACCCAGGAGGCCGGTGTGACGGTTGAGCTGACGCCGCAAATCTTTAACGACGGATCGGTGTTGCTGAGCTTGCAGCCGGAAGTTTCGCAACCGGTGAGAACGGTGACCGCAACCAGTGGTACTGGGGCATCGGCGACCACCACCTCCACCGTATTGTTGGCCACGCGCAGTATGGACATTTCAGGTGTCAGGGTTCAGGACGGAGAAACCCTGGTGATTGGTGGCCTGTTGAGAGAAACGGCACAAACCGATATCAACCGGGTGCCCGGTTTGGATAAGCTGCCCATTGTGAGCGCCATGTTTCGGGCGACCAACAGCAACAACAAGGAAAAAACCGAATTGGTGCTGATGGTGACACCGCACATTTTAAAGGAAGAGGCGGTCAGCTACTTTACGCAACCTCGGGCGGGCACACCCAAACCCATGAGTTTGAATCATGGACGGGGTGGCTTGCAGCCAGTCTCGCTGCCCAAATTTACGGGCGCTACGCCTGACTTGAATACGCCTGGCAGCTCAAACGAGAGCCATCCGTTGCCGTCTGCCCCTGAGGGTCACTCAGGTTCGCAATCGACAACCACGCCGCCCGCTACTACTGGAGCCCAGTCTTTGCCTAAAGTGGGGCAGGTGTTGCACAATCCTAAAAAAATATTCGCCGAGCCCCCAAAAACAGAAGCGAGTGTAGAGGCCCTGAAGTCCGGTGGCAGTTCCGGCTCAAAACCGGACAAGCCTTCTTGGAAGCAGAAGGCGGCGGATCGGGTCTATGA from Vampirovibrio chlorellavorus carries:
- the groES gene encoding co-chaperone GroES, whose product is MPTTETKIAIKPLGDRVVLEVLEETEQTSGGIYLPETAREKPQKGKILAVGPGKLNDSGKREEMQVQVGDVVLFAKYSGTDVKLSGKEVKILSEKDILGIIEG